Proteins from one Natrinema salinisoli genomic window:
- a CDS encoding peptide-methionine (S)-S-oxide reductase MsrA — translation MMLTPTVITEFDRQVPPNTATATFGLGCFWGPDATFGAMDGVVRTRVGYAGGTKPDPSYEVIGDHSEVVQLEYDPEQLSFDELLDRAFEEHDPYQQPGKRQYQNILFTETAEQHGRLRSYLDESEFDPERITTRLEELDRFHVAEDYHQKFSLRGKRWITDAFAEADYDNEAIRESPAAAKLNAHVAGHEVDVPFIEQSRDPKRKEERS, via the coding sequence ATAATGCTCACCCCGACAGTAATCACGGAGTTCGACAGGCAAGTGCCGCCGAATACAGCGACAGCGACGTTCGGGCTCGGCTGTTTCTGGGGCCCCGACGCAACGTTCGGTGCGATGGACGGTGTCGTGCGGACGCGGGTCGGGTACGCCGGTGGGACGAAGCCCGACCCTTCCTACGAGGTCATCGGGGATCATTCCGAAGTCGTGCAACTCGAGTACGATCCCGAGCAGCTCTCGTTCGACGAGTTGCTCGATCGGGCGTTCGAGGAACACGACCCGTACCAGCAGCCCGGGAAACGCCAGTACCAGAATATACTCTTCACCGAGACGGCCGAGCAACACGGACGGTTGCGATCGTATCTAGACGAAAGCGAGTTCGATCCGGAGAGAATCACCACGCGCCTCGAAGAGCTCGACCGATTTCACGTCGCGGAAGACTATCATCAGAAGTTCTCCCTTCGCGGAAAACGATGGATCACCGATGCGTTCGCCGAAGCGGACTACGACAACGAGGCGATCAGAGAGTCCCCAGCAGCGGCGAAACTGAACGCCCACGTCGCAGGCCACGAGGTCGATGTTCCGTTCATCGAACAGTCACGTGACCCGAAGCGAAAGGAAGAGAGGAGTTAG
- a CDS encoding DJ-1/PfpI family protein, with translation MSSQRILLLAGDFVEDYEVMVPFQALEMVGHEVHAVCPDKESGDTCPTAIHDFEGDQTYTEKPGHQFELNHDFDAVEPSEYDALVVPGGRAPEYLRTYDAVLEHVRHFFEADKPVACLCHGVQLLAAADVLDGRTCTGYPALETDVRTAGGDWAEGVTRDGNLVTGQAWPDHPEWLAQFLECLGTDIDHAEPAAADD, from the coding sequence ATGTCATCACAACGAATCCTGCTTCTCGCCGGCGATTTCGTCGAGGACTACGAGGTAATGGTGCCGTTTCAGGCGCTCGAGATGGTCGGCCACGAAGTCCACGCCGTCTGTCCGGACAAGGAGAGCGGTGATACCTGTCCGACGGCGATCCACGACTTCGAGGGCGACCAGACCTATACCGAGAAGCCGGGCCATCAGTTCGAACTGAATCACGACTTCGACGCCGTCGAGCCGTCCGAGTACGACGCGCTGGTCGTCCCCGGCGGCCGCGCACCCGAATACCTCCGGACCTACGACGCGGTCCTCGAGCACGTCCGACACTTCTTCGAGGCGGACAAACCCGTCGCCTGCCTGTGTCACGGCGTTCAGCTCCTCGCCGCGGCGGACGTCCTCGACGGCCGGACCTGTACCGGCTATCCGGCGCTCGAGACGGACGTCCGAACCGCCGGCGGCGACTGGGCTGAGGGCGTGACGCGAGACGGGAATCTCGTGACGGGGCAGGCGTGGCCGGACCATCCCGAGTGGCTCGCCCAATTCCTCGAGTGTCTCGGAACCGATATCGATCACGCCGAGCCGGCTGCTGCAGACGACTGA
- the dnaK gene encoding molecular chaperone DnaK — protein MASNKILGIDLGTTNSAFAVMEGGDPEIIVNAEGERTTPSVVAFTDDERLVGKPAKNQAIQNPEKTIASIKRHIGEEDYTVEIEGEEYTPEEISAMILQKIKRDAEDYLGDDVEKAVITVPAYFSDRQRQATKDAGEIAGFEVERIINEPTAASMAYGLEDDQDQTVLVYDLGGGTFDVSILDLGGGVYEVVATNGDNDLGGDDWDEAIIDWLADEFEDEHGIDLRDDRQALQRLKDAAEEAKIELSSRKETEINLPFITATDDGPIHLEESMTRAKFESLTQDLIDRTVEPTEQALEDAGYDEDEIDEVLLVGGSTRMPQVAEKVEELTGKEPQKNVNPDEAVALGAAIQGGVLGGEVDDIVLLDVTPLSLGIEVKGGLFERLIEKNTTIPTEESKIFTTAADNQTTVQVRVFQGERELAEENEMLGEFHLTGIPPAPAGTPQIEVTFSIDENGIVNVSAEDKGSGTTEEITIEGGAGLSDEQIEKMQREAEKHAEEDQQKRQRIEARNTAEATIQRAETLLEENDEQVDDDLRADIEGAIEDLEETIDDDDADADDIESATEALSEELQEIGKQIYQEADAGAAGGAAGGAAGAGGAAGAGPGGMGGGPNPGPESGAAGGEDEEFVDADFEDVDFDDDEDDE, from the coding sequence ATGGCCAGCAACAAGATTCTCGGAATCGACCTCGGGACGACGAACAGCGCGTTCGCGGTGATGGAAGGCGGCGACCCGGAAATCATCGTCAACGCGGAAGGCGAGCGAACGACGCCCTCCGTCGTCGCCTTTACCGACGACGAACGACTCGTCGGCAAACCGGCGAAGAACCAGGCGATCCAGAATCCGGAGAAGACGATCGCGTCGATCAAGCGCCATATCGGCGAAGAGGACTACACAGTAGAGATCGAGGGCGAGGAGTATACGCCCGAGGAGATCTCGGCGATGATCCTCCAGAAGATCAAACGCGACGCCGAGGACTACCTCGGCGACGACGTCGAGAAAGCCGTCATCACGGTCCCCGCGTACTTCTCCGATCGACAGCGCCAGGCGACCAAAGACGCCGGCGAGATCGCCGGCTTCGAGGTCGAACGAATCATCAACGAGCCGACGGCCGCGTCCATGGCCTACGGCCTCGAGGACGATCAGGATCAGACCGTCCTCGTCTACGACCTCGGTGGCGGCACCTTCGACGTCTCTATTCTCGATCTCGGCGGCGGCGTCTACGAAGTCGTCGCGACCAACGGTGACAACGACCTCGGTGGCGACGACTGGGACGAGGCGATCATCGACTGGCTCGCAGACGAGTTCGAGGACGAACACGGCATCGACCTGCGCGACGACCGGCAGGCCCTCCAGCGGCTCAAGGACGCCGCCGAGGAGGCCAAGATCGAACTCTCCTCGCGCAAGGAGACCGAAATCAACCTGCCCTTCATTACGGCGACCGACGACGGACCGATCCACCTCGAGGAGTCGATGACTCGCGCCAAGTTCGAGTCGCTCACGCAGGATCTGATCGACCGCACCGTCGAGCCGACCGAGCAGGCGCTCGAGGACGCGGGCTACGACGAGGACGAGATCGACGAAGTCCTGCTGGTCGGTGGCTCGACCCGGATGCCGCAGGTCGCGGAGAAGGTCGAGGAGCTGACCGGCAAGGAACCCCAGAAGAACGTCAACCCCGACGAGGCCGTCGCGCTGGGCGCAGCGATTCAGGGCGGCGTGCTCGGCGGCGAGGTCGACGACATCGTGCTGCTCGACGTGACGCCGCTCTCGCTCGGGATCGAGGTCAAGGGCGGCCTCTTCGAGCGACTCATCGAGAAGAATACGACGATTCCGACCGAGGAGTCGAAGATCTTCACGACCGCGGCGGACAACCAGACCACGGTACAGGTCCGGGTCTTCCAGGGTGAGCGCGAGCTGGCCGAAGAAAACGAGATGCTCGGCGAGTTCCACCTGACCGGCATCCCGCCGGCCCCCGCTGGAACCCCCCAGATCGAAGTCACGTTCTCGATCGACGAGAACGGCATCGTCAACGTCTCGGCCGAGGACAAAGGCAGCGGCACCACCGAGGAGATCACCATCGAGGGCGGTGCTGGCCTCTCCGACGAGCAGATCGAGAAGATGCAGCGCGAGGCCGAGAAACACGCCGAGGAGGACCAGCAAAAGCGCCAGCGTATCGAGGCCCGCAACACGGCGGAAGCCACGATCCAGCGCGCCGAAACGCTGCTCGAGGAGAACGACGAGCAGGTCGACGACGACCTCCGCGCCGACATCGAGGGCGCGATCGAGGACCTCGAGGAGACGATCGACGACGACGACGCCGACGCGGACGATATCGAGTCCGCAACCGAAGCCCTGAGCGAGGAGCTGCAGGAGATCGGCAAGCAGATCTACCAGGAAGCCGACGCCGGCGCTGCTGGCGGTGCCGCGGGTGGCGCAGCGGGCGCTGGCGGTGCCGCAGGCGCAGGTCCCGGCGGCATGGGCGGCGGCCCGAACCCCGGCCCCGAATCCGGCGCTGCCGGCGGAGAGGACGAGGAGTTCGTCGACGCGGACTTCGAGGACGTCGACTTCGACGACGACGAAGACGACGAGTAA
- a CDS encoding sugar phosphate isomerase/epimerase family protein: MVRTAIQLYTLRDLDGGVPTHLRRVGETAFDGVEFAGFGETSPREAADVLETVGLDAASAHVGIDALEDDLDDVCDTCDALDCERVVVPYLDEGHFETAQDIRETATRLSDLAARLADRGLELGYHNHDHEFVDLPDDDRSAFELLIDETDDALLIELDVGWTAAAGHDPVALLERLEGRVPLVHLKDVADGRPVELGDGEVDIDACAAAARGSGAEWLVYEHDDPADSAASLEHGAGVLETLRD; the protein is encoded by the coding sequence ATGGTACGAACCGCGATTCAGTTGTATACGCTACGCGACCTCGACGGTGGGGTACCGACGCACCTCCGTCGCGTCGGCGAGACCGCGTTCGACGGCGTCGAATTCGCCGGGTTCGGGGAGACGTCGCCGCGGGAAGCCGCCGACGTGCTCGAGACTGTCGGACTGGACGCTGCGAGCGCCCACGTCGGAATCGACGCGCTCGAGGACGATCTCGACGACGTGTGTGATACGTGTGACGCACTCGACTGCGAGCGCGTCGTCGTTCCGTACCTCGACGAGGGCCACTTCGAAACCGCACAGGACATCCGGGAAACGGCGACCCGACTTTCGGACCTCGCCGCCCGGCTCGCGGACCGCGGCCTCGAACTCGGCTACCACAACCACGATCACGAGTTCGTCGACCTCCCCGACGACGATCGGAGCGCGTTCGAGTTGCTGATCGACGAAACCGACGACGCCCTGCTGATCGAACTCGACGTCGGATGGACGGCTGCCGCGGGGCACGATCCCGTCGCGCTGCTCGAACGACTCGAGGGGCGCGTCCCGCTCGTTCACCTCAAAGACGTGGCCGACGGCCGGCCGGTCGAGCTCGGCGACGGTGAGGTGGATATCGACGCGTGCGCCGCGGCCGCTCGCGGTTCTGGTGCCGAGTGGCTCGTCTACGAGCACGACGACCCGGCGGATTCCGCCGCTTCGCTCGAACACGGCGCGGGGGTGCTCGAAACGCTCCGGGACTGA
- a CDS encoding DEAD/DEAH box helicase family protein codes for MYALPRLCSVTRSAAEPTVIELRYEDGTIRIDGLEESSVSPSSIRTAVPDFESDQRTGCWRVPAGRYADLRAALARTDAGVDDRVLDLASVSDLHSAYELRDYQETALEAWLETDRWAETGLETVPGAPAGVLELPTGSGKTVIALKAIERLSVPTLVVVPTIDLLEQWVRELEREFGSPIGRFGGGEQRLEPITVSTYDSAYLKADSVGDRFGFVVFDEAHHLGGEGYREIARLLAAPARLGLTATFERPDGAHEVIKDVVGPLVHRVDVDELAGDHLANYDVKRLAVPLTPDEREEYERNQEVFTDYLAKSTIDMRSGSDYQELVKRSGTDPEARKALLARQRAREIMFGSEAKLEALAEILDDHRGERTIVFTAHNDLAYDVSERFLIPTITHQTGAAERREILERFREGTYTRIATSNVLDEGVDVPDASVAVVLSGSGSEREFVQRLGRILRPKADGGRAILYEVISDDTSEERIAGRRRD; via the coding sequence ATGTACGCTCTTCCCCGATTGTGTTCTGTGACGCGGAGTGCAGCCGAACCGACCGTGATCGAACTCCGGTACGAGGACGGCACGATCCGAATCGACGGCCTCGAGGAGTCGTCAGTGTCCCCCTCGTCGATCCGGACGGCCGTTCCCGACTTCGAGTCCGATCAGCGGACGGGCTGTTGGCGGGTCCCAGCTGGCAGATACGCCGACCTCCGAGCGGCGCTGGCGCGAACGGACGCGGGAGTCGACGATCGCGTCCTCGATCTCGCGTCCGTCTCGGACCTCCACTCGGCGTACGAACTCCGCGACTATCAGGAAACGGCACTCGAGGCCTGGCTCGAAACCGACCGCTGGGCCGAAACGGGCCTCGAGACGGTCCCCGGAGCGCCCGCCGGTGTCCTCGAACTGCCGACCGGGAGCGGGAAAACGGTCATCGCCCTGAAGGCGATCGAACGGCTCTCGGTGCCGACGCTCGTCGTCGTTCCGACCATCGATCTGCTCGAGCAGTGGGTGCGGGAACTCGAACGGGAGTTCGGGAGTCCGATCGGTCGATTCGGCGGGGGCGAGCAGCGACTCGAGCCGATCACGGTTTCGACGTACGACTCTGCGTACCTGAAAGCCGATTCGGTGGGCGACCGATTCGGGTTCGTCGTCTTCGACGAGGCCCATCACCTCGGCGGCGAGGGGTATCGGGAGATCGCGCGGCTGTTGGCCGCCCCCGCGCGACTCGGCCTGACGGCCACATTCGAGCGACCCGACGGCGCACACGAGGTCATCAAAGACGTCGTCGGACCGCTCGTCCACCGCGTCGACGTGGACGAACTCGCCGGTGACCACCTCGCGAACTACGACGTCAAGCGACTCGCGGTCCCGCTCACCCCCGACGAGCGCGAGGAATACGAGCGGAATCAGGAGGTCTTCACGGACTACCTCGCAAAGTCGACCATCGACATGCGAAGCGGCTCGGACTATCAGGAACTCGTCAAGCGCTCCGGCACCGATCCCGAAGCGCGCAAGGCCCTGCTCGCACGCCAGCGGGCTCGAGAGATCATGTTCGGCAGCGAGGCCAAACTCGAGGCCCTCGCGGAGATTCTGGACGATCACCGGGGCGAGCGCACGATCGTGTTCACCGCCCACAACGACCTCGCGTACGACGTCAGCGAGCGATTCCTGATCCCGACGATCACACACCAGACCGGTGCCGCGGAGCGACGGGAGATCTTGGAGCGGTTCCGGGAGGGGACCTACACCCGGATCGCGACCTCGAACGTCCTCGACGAGGGGGTCGACGTCCCCGACGCGTCCGTCGCAGTAGTGTTGTCCGGCAGCGGCAGCGAACGGGAGTTCGTCCAGCGACTCGGGCGGATCCTCCGTCCGAAAGCGGACGGCGGGCGAGCGATTCTCTACGAGGTCATATCCGACGATACCAGCGAGGAACGGATCGCGGGTCGTCGTCGTGACTAA
- the grpE gene encoding nucleotide exchange factor GrpE, translating into MSEDEGTNSSAQGVPSEEESDDGETADVESGASSDGEAEPTPDSESDPAAADADSSGEATDSEIDAAAGTETSTDADDASADGPETSTDVQEILDQASEYDEDLARKVKAIVEEARDLNGTVKHQREELEDLTERIDSQAETIGELQDELESSEEEIEDLKSRLKRKQADFQNYKKRAKKRQQQIKDRAAEDLVERLIGVRDNLKRALEEDSGDAESLRDGVEMTLREFDRILEDENVAEIDPEPGTDTDPQRHEVMMRVDSDQPEGTVADVYTPGYEMGDKVIQNAQVTVSNGELADDGGDAEIVDGSDEKSSDGDGAEAVDGESSDADDLAETESEDGSEPNDGDDAIELGGEVAADDSDDTSADADES; encoded by the coding sequence ATGAGCGAAGACGAGGGCACGAATTCGTCCGCCCAGGGTGTCCCGTCCGAGGAGGAATCCGACGACGGTGAGACGGCCGACGTGGAGTCTGGGGCGTCGTCGGATGGGGAAGCGGAACCGACTCCCGACTCGGAATCGGACCCTGCGGCTGCAGACGCCGACTCGAGTGGCGAAGCGACCGACAGTGAGATCGACGCAGCCGCCGGGACCGAGACAAGTACGGACGCGGACGACGCGTCCGCGGACGGACCCGAGACGAGCACGGACGTCCAGGAAATCCTCGATCAGGCGTCCGAGTACGACGAGGACCTCGCGCGCAAGGTCAAGGCCATCGTCGAAGAGGCTCGCGATCTCAACGGAACCGTCAAACACCAGCGCGAGGAACTCGAGGATCTCACCGAACGGATCGACTCCCAGGCCGAGACCATCGGCGAGTTACAGGACGAACTCGAGTCGTCCGAGGAAGAAATCGAGGATTTGAAGAGTCGACTGAAGCGCAAGCAAGCCGACTTCCAGAACTACAAGAAACGAGCGAAAAAGCGCCAACAGCAGATCAAAGACCGCGCCGCCGAAGACCTCGTCGAGCGGCTCATCGGCGTCCGCGACAACCTCAAGCGCGCGCTCGAGGAGGACAGCGGCGACGCGGAGAGCCTCCGGGACGGCGTCGAGATGACGCTGCGCGAGTTCGACCGCATCCTCGAGGACGAAAACGTCGCGGAGATCGATCCCGAGCCGGGGACGGACACCGATCCGCAGCGCCACGAGGTCATGATGCGAGTCGACAGCGATCAGCCCGAGGGGACCGTCGCCGACGTGTACACGCCCGGCTACGAGATGGGCGACAAGGTCATTCAGAACGCTCAGGTGACCGTTTCGAACGGGGAACTCGCTGACGACGGTGGCGACGCTGAGATAGTGGACGGGTCCGACGAGAAATCCAGCGACGGCGACGGTGCCGAGGCGGTCGATGGCGAGTCTTCGGACGCCGACGATTTAGCCGAGACTGAGAGCGAAGACGGTTCCGAACCCAACGACGGGGACGATGCAATCGAACTCGGCGGCGAAGTCGCCGCGGACGACAGCGACGATACGAGCGCCGACGCGGACGAGTCGTGA
- a CDS encoding APC family permease has product MGDGSFGLTEAVSMALGGMIGGGIYAVLGVVTGIARAATWFAFLLAGIFAICAAYSYVGLNELATDDGDDDSGGGSVTFVQSFTGNSTLAGMIGWTLLFGYVGSMAMYAFAFAEFTISLPGVPSSIGGLPLRPGISVLVIAGFVGLNLLGTRATGSAENVLTSVKVLVLVAFGLAGVVYALFVSSESVAFGTSRLTSFSPIMAAAVSFVAFQGWQLLFYDQESIADPLETIPKAIYLSIPVAVVIYMLVALVTYNLAPSAIQHNPHTALVNAASTIGGAVGLASAAGIVISLSALFSTGSAINATLFSAGYFAKGMLTDDLLPDRAGDASVSGVPTRTLLILGVVTAAFTAYGSLSAITAFASLSFIIVFGAMCALALGQRDTDRIAAAPPAVGALGGGLSFVLMFYHLYTAERGTFYAVLLIAVAVFAAELLYFERDVLEEEIPYVDHDAETAAD; this is encoded by the coding sequence ATGGGCGACGGCAGCTTCGGCCTCACCGAAGCCGTATCGATGGCACTCGGTGGAATGATCGGCGGTGGAATCTACGCCGTCCTCGGCGTCGTGACCGGAATCGCGCGCGCCGCGACGTGGTTCGCGTTCCTCCTCGCCGGCATCTTCGCTATTTGCGCTGCCTATTCCTACGTCGGGTTGAACGAACTTGCGACGGACGACGGCGACGACGATAGCGGCGGCGGATCGGTGACGTTCGTCCAGTCGTTTACCGGCAACTCGACGCTGGCCGGGATGATCGGTTGGACGCTGCTGTTCGGGTACGTCGGATCGATGGCGATGTACGCCTTCGCGTTCGCGGAATTCACCATCTCACTTCCGGGGGTCCCGTCGTCGATCGGCGGGCTCCCGCTGCGGCCGGGTATCTCCGTCCTCGTGATCGCCGGGTTCGTCGGGCTGAACCTGCTCGGCACCCGTGCGACCGGCTCGGCGGAGAACGTCCTCACCTCAGTGAAGGTCCTCGTCCTCGTCGCCTTCGGCCTCGCGGGGGTCGTCTATGCACTGTTCGTCTCGTCCGAATCCGTCGCGTTCGGAACGTCCAGGCTCACGTCGTTCAGCCCGATCATGGCGGCCGCCGTCTCGTTCGTGGCCTTCCAGGGGTGGCAGTTGCTGTTCTACGATCAGGAGAGTATCGCCGACCCGCTCGAGACGATCCCGAAGGCGATCTACCTCTCCATCCCGGTTGCGGTGGTGATCTACATGCTGGTGGCGCTGGTGACCTACAACCTCGCGCCGAGTGCCATTCAGCACAACCCCCACACCGCGCTGGTCAACGCCGCCTCGACGATCGGTGGCGCGGTCGGGCTGGCGAGTGCGGCTGGGATCGTCATCTCGCTGTCGGCGCTGTTCTCGACGGGGAGCGCGATCAACGCGACGCTGTTCTCGGCGGGGTACTTCGCCAAGGGAATGCTCACCGACGATCTGTTGCCCGACCGCGCGGGCGACGCGAGCGTCAGCGGCGTCCCCACTCGCACGCTTCTCATCCTGGGGGTCGTGACGGCGGCGTTCACCGCCTACGGGAGCCTCTCGGCGATCACCGCGTTCGCCTCGCTCTCCTTTATCATCGTTTTCGGTGCGATGTGCGCGCTCGCGCTCGGCCAGCGGGACACCGACCGGATCGCCGCGGCCCCGCCGGCCGTCGGCGCGCTCGGCGGCGGACTCTCGTTCGTCCTCATGTTCTATCACCTCTACACCGCCGAACGAGGGACGTTCTACGCCGTGTTGCTCATCGCGGTCGCGGTGTTCGCGGCGGAACTGCTCTACTTCGAGCGCGACGTCCTCGAGGAGGAGATCCCGTACGTCGATCACGACGCCGAGACCGCCGCCGATTGA
- a CDS encoding diacylglycerol/lipid kinase family protein yields the protein MTGGDANPGDGPGENARRLILNPTSGDEDHVERVRRLAADYGFRTVETERAGHAVDLARQAAVDGVDQLAACGGDGTVHEVVRGLVAVDALEDVTLCIVPAGTANIAASALGIDGLEEGFTAAMLGETKRLDLGTADGEPFVLSAIAGLPAVASTATSGNLKERLGTFAFVIEGLQTAREFDGLEVAVDAGAGDEDHAWRGEALCLLIGTLRRFVAENEPSNAEDGRLEVTVVDRVPPTDAIAEAVERRFFDRETPHVTTIETSALEVVALEGEPVQFSLDGERREYDRVEIGVRPRALRVCVGAEYATRA from the coding sequence ATGACTGGTGGCGACGCGAATCCGGGAGACGGGCCGGGCGAGAACGCACGTCGACTGATCCTCAATCCGACGAGCGGGGACGAGGATCACGTCGAACGAGTTCGTCGGCTGGCCGCAGACTACGGCTTTCGGACAGTCGAGACCGAACGCGCGGGCCACGCGGTCGACCTCGCGAGGCAGGCCGCGGTCGACGGCGTCGACCAGCTCGCGGCCTGCGGCGGGGACGGAACCGTCCACGAAGTCGTCCGGGGGCTCGTCGCGGTCGACGCGCTCGAGGACGTGACCCTCTGTATCGTCCCGGCGGGAACGGCGAACATCGCCGCGTCGGCGCTGGGAATCGACGGCCTCGAGGAGGGGTTCACGGCCGCGATGCTGGGCGAGACGAAGCGACTCGATCTGGGGACGGCCGACGGCGAACCGTTCGTGCTGTCGGCCATCGCGGGGCTCCCGGCGGTAGCGAGTACGGCCACCTCCGGCAATCTCAAGGAACGGCTCGGTACGTTCGCGTTCGTGATCGAAGGCCTGCAGACGGCCCGGGAGTTCGACGGCCTCGAGGTCGCGGTCGACGCCGGCGCGGGCGACGAGGATCACGCATGGCGGGGCGAAGCGCTGTGTCTGCTGATCGGCACGCTCCGTCGGTTCGTCGCCGAAAACGAACCGTCGAACGCTGAAGACGGCCGCCTCGAGGTGACGGTCGTCGATCGAGTTCCGCCGACGGACGCGATAGCCGAGGCCGTCGAACGACGGTTCTTCGACCGGGAGACACCCCACGTCACGACGATCGAGACGTCCGCACTCGAGGTCGTCGCCCTCGAGGGCGAGCCGGTGCAGTTTAGCCTCGACGGCGAGCGCCGGGAGTACGATCGAGTCGAAATCGGCGTTCGACCGCGAGCGCTCCGGGTCTGCGTGGGGGCGGAGTACGCGACGCGAGCGTGA
- the dnaJ gene encoding molecular chaperone DnaJ — translation MSEDFYDVLGVSSDASTEEIKQAYRSKATEYHPDVSDDPDAEEKFKKIQKAKQVLTDEEKREAYDQMGHERYEQAEKHGFDASESGGAGGMGGGPFGGMGGGGMGGGGMGGGGLGDLFEQVFGGGGGGGRGRRRPRKGRDLRTELEIDLEEAYEGAEKQFTVERPEECDVCEGEGHPAEADAETCSQCQGRGQVTQVQQTPLGRVQQTTTCPRCEGEGTLYSETCDECRGEGYVRNEATLTVEVPAGIQEGQTLRMEGEGAPSPEGGPHGDLLIDVSVREHEEFEREGDDLRYRLPISFPQATFGDTVNVPTLEGGAEFEIPDGTQSGETFRLEGKGMPRLRGRGQGDLYVKVQVVTPESLNEDQREALEEFAEAGGDEIEVKEGFFEKIKRAF, via the coding sequence ATGAGCGAGGACTTCTACGATGTTCTCGGCGTGAGCTCCGACGCGTCTACCGAGGAGATCAAACAGGCGTATCGGTCGAAGGCAACCGAGTACCATCCGGACGTCAGCGACGACCCCGATGCCGAGGAGAAATTCAAGAAAATCCAGAAGGCGAAGCAGGTTCTGACCGACGAGGAGAAGCGCGAGGCCTACGATCAGATGGGCCACGAGCGCTACGAACAGGCCGAGAAGCACGGCTTCGATGCCAGCGAGTCCGGCGGTGCCGGCGGCATGGGCGGCGGCCCGTTCGGCGGCATGGGCGGTGGCGGAATGGGCGGCGGTGGCATGGGTGGCGGCGGCCTCGGCGACCTCTTCGAACAGGTCTTCGGCGGCGGTGGTGGCGGCGGTCGCGGCCGCCGTCGACCGCGCAAAGGCCGAGACCTTCGAACTGAACTCGAGATCGACCTCGAGGAGGCCTACGAGGGCGCGGAAAAGCAGTTCACTGTCGAGCGGCCGGAGGAGTGCGACGTCTGCGAGGGCGAGGGGCATCCGGCCGAGGCCGACGCGGAAACCTGTTCGCAGTGTCAGGGTCGCGGGCAGGTGACGCAAGTCCAGCAGACGCCCCTGGGCCGGGTCCAGCAGACGACCACCTGTCCCCGCTGTGAAGGCGAGGGGACGCTGTACTCCGAAACCTGCGACGAGTGTCGCGGCGAGGGCTACGTCCGCAACGAGGCGACGCTGACCGTCGAGGTGCCGGCCGGGATTCAGGAGGGCCAGACCCTCCGAATGGAAGGTGAGGGCGCGCCGAGCCCCGAAGGCGGCCCCCATGGCGACCTGCTGATCGACGTGTCGGTTCGGGAGCACGAGGAGTTCGAACGCGAGGGCGACGACCTGCGCTACCGGCTCCCGATTTCGTTCCCGCAGGCCACCTTCGGCGACACCGTCAACGTCCCCACGCTCGAGGGCGGTGCCGAGTTCGAGATCCCGGATGGCACCCAGAGCGGCGAGACGTTCCGCCTCGAGGGGAAGGGCATGCCGCGCCTGCGCGGCCGCGGACAGGGCGATCTCTACGTGAAAGTCCAGGTCGTCACCCCCGAGAGCCTCAACGAGGATCAGCGCGAGGCGCTCGAGGAGTTCGCGGAAGCCGGCGGCGACGAGATCGAAGTGAAGGAAGGCTTCTTCGAGAAGATCAAGCGGGCGTTCTAG